The Gossypium raimondii isolate GPD5lz chromosome 2, ASM2569854v1, whole genome shotgun sequence genome segment ACTACAGATTTCATTTCACGCCGTCCTCTCTCCTCATTGCTTTTAAGAACAAGTTCCATTATGTGTGAAATAGTGTCATTAGGGGGATTAGTGACATTAGAGGAGATGCGTTTTAATACTGGTGTGACCCCGATACCTTCACCCTGGAGTCGCAAAACTGAAGAGACCACCTTGTCTTCTTCCTCTTCGCCAACCCAAGGAACTGCTTCTAAATATTCCAAGCATGACTGTATGCACGAGTTAAAGCCAAGTAGTTCGGCAACCTGCAAAGAAGTTCATAACACGCGTAAGGGAAGTTTTGTAAAAggacaaattttaatatgcacTATCTGGTTTCACAAAAAGAGACATTTAACAATACATTCTACATGTATTGAAGTTTATGACTAAACAAATTGTTGGATGTCAATCAACATCACAGACAACTTCAAATAAACAAAGATCGCATGGCATAAACTAGTGAATATCATTCATGGATCGAAATATAATAGACCATGCATCTTAAGCGAGCTTGAAATAGAACATGCAGGTCACATGATATTCTTAGTGTTAGCAAGAATAAGCTATatgtaaaagtaccatggaagcCCCCATACCAGGACTCGGATTGTATTTTTCCCCATtcactcaaaaaatgggcaaattagtccatatacattagatcaaagagcaaactggtcctttatattaaaaatttcatcaatttttacgGTTAAAAACTAGCGTAGCTGACAAAATAATCAGACAATTACATGTGGTGTGCCACGTGTACCTCATGCACACATAAaaggaccaatttttaacagtagaaacggatgaaatttcttaagaGGACCTCTAATCTAACGTATAAgaactaatttgcccattttttgagtaaagaaggcaaaatgcaatccgtATCCTAGTACAAaggcctccatgatacttttaacGAATAAGCTACATCAAGCAAGCAGAGAAACAGAATGGTATAGGCAGTTGTTAATGAGGTCAATTCATAATCCTATATAACCCCTATCTCCAAGTTCTCTGAGTCGAAACCATTGCTTCACAAGGAATGGTAACATCCATATCAGCCGATAGACATACTAAAGTATGATAGGAGATTTGAAGAATATAAGTAAATCCtaaacatatttataacattCTCAATGGTTAAGTACTTCTATTCTGCTTTTCAAgcataagaaataaattttgatctGCCAATATACAGTATGGCAcagcataaacataattatcaGTTGTAATGCTAATTGCTCTACAAGTCCATGTatgttaaagaaaataataacattGATTTCGAACATGGCAAGCATGAATACCGATTGTATTGGTAAAAGTTCAAAAGTAATATATGGTCTCAAAATAACACACGGGGCTTTCAGTGTGCAGATATGCCTTCAATTTGAGCTTGAAATCAACACCATCTTTTCACTAGAATTTAAGTTCAGGGAGATATGACACAGTTGAGTACCAacattatgattattattatttgtgaagATAAGACCGGTATTAGAAATGGTGTTTTTAGCATGTATGTGTATGCACAATATAAAAGGATTCAGCACCTAAAAATAGAAGGGCCATAGCACGAATATGCAAATTACCTTGAGAATGCGAAGCACGCGTGAAACACTTTGTTTGATTAACCGCTGCTTCATTTCTTTACAATACATCAACCCCACGGTTTCGACATAACTTTCAACATCCTCGCAGTCATCAATTTCAAGACAAGACAAACCAGGCTCTTGTCCAGAAAGTTTATCAGTAAAAAAACAGCTATGCTCCATTAGAACTTTCTTGTGGACACTCAATTTCACACAAAACCCTTGCTTCCCAAGTAGAATCACCTTCATATCACTTGTTCCTGGTTCACCATACTCGATCGCCACATTCCTAGGCACATGTTCTACCTTAGGTCTCGGCACCCTCTCTGGAACTACTGGTGCACTAATACCATGATTAACTGGAGTAAAAGTTCTTTGATCACCATAAGTACCTGCTGGCTTTATTGGTGTAGTCATCGGCTTCTTCTCGGTTACCGGGATTTGCTTCTTATGAGCAGTAACCTGAGGTGGCGGGGAGGAGGGTTTGGGCTTGTTTAAAGGCTTTTGTGATTTAAGAGTCTTTTGAAACCCAACAGGAGATGGACAACACCAAAAACCTTCAGGGGTCACTGCAATTGGAACATTTCTAATCTTGGTTTGACCCTGTTCTACCTTAGGAAGTCTAATTTCAGCCATTTCCAACACCAActcaatgcattattttaagaaaaaacaaGGCATAAACTCCCTAAAGTTAAGTTCCTaaagatttttatgcaaaaagactatatgaacttacctgaaaCATGCATTTAACAGTAATCTACAATAGTAAAGAACCTAAAAATTTcttcatcaaacaacaacaaatcACAGGgtaagaaagataaaaaaaaaaaagaaaaagaaaaagcaaaaatcTTTAGAGATTCTCCTATTCCTAGctgtagaaaaaaaaaagagcaccTTTTTTGTACCCAACAAAGAGAATATCGAAAACTTCAAAACACTAAAGCCATAGCAAAAGAAAGACTGGTATTAATGTTTTAACCTGGTATTTGCTATCTCCTTTGAAAACCCATCTTCAATATCTTATTTTCTAAGCCCACAGGTGCCTAAAATGATTGATTGAGAGCTATGGTGTTAAGCATCAAGGGAACCATTCGACTCAAGACTTAGGCCAGGGCAGAATAATGAGTAAAGTGTCATactttatattttgtatataagaaatagaaagaaaacaaaaccccACAACAGctaaagcaaaaaaagaaaaaagaaaaaatcaaatattaaaaaagggGAACTTTACCACTGTTTCTGTCTCAACTAAGCTTTAGATAACTGTTGTTGTTTTTTACCTTGCAAGTCTGAATATTCTTCCTTTcgtactaaaaaaaaaaaccacttgCTAATTCCTCTATTTAATCAAAacaagttttcattttttaatggtttcttatcattttttaaaaaagagattTTCTACTCTCattaaagtttttctttttaaatgccAAACCCCATAAATTTTTGGGTTCTTATCTGTCTTTGAGGTGTTGTTGCTTTTATGGGACGCTGCTGGATTTTCGATGCAGAAGAAGAGAGcattgttttcattaataatgACCGGGTGTGAGTCAAATGACTAATTAAAAGGTGATTTATTTAGGGATAAGTCCCTGAACTTgtcaattttctcaatttagtctctgaTTTTTTTGTCCGCATgcatatttttctcaattttgttCATGTAATGGTGTGGTACTTTGACATTATATCACATCATcacaagaaaattatttttttttaaattcaattaataatgtGATACAATTTTAGAGTATTACATCCTTatagaaatcaaaattaaaaaaaaaattgtgactAATATAGACCAAAAAAGttcaaagatgaaattaaaaaaaaagttgctaagattaaggattaaatgtTGACTAATTGAAAGGTTGGGTTTGAGTCAAATGACTAATTGAAAGGTGTTTTATTTAGGGAAAAAGTGACATTTAGTCTCTGAATTTATCAGCTTTTTCTAACTTagtccttgatttttttttttttggtccgCATGTAACTTTTTCCagttttgtttatatataagtatgaCATTTGAGATTGTGTTACGTCatcacataaaaaattatatttttctaaaaaaaatccaaGTGATAATAAGATACAATCTCAAAGTGTCACATTATCACAAATACCAAAATTGGAAAAGTTTTTACCGAGTTCAAAAGCTAAATTTTGACTTATCCCATTTATTTAGATGAATCTAGCTAAAATTTGGATGTGATTCAACAAATGCTGATGTTAGTTAATAAATTGATATGCTTGTGATTTTAAGATATTTATCGACTTAAATCTTATCGTTTGCTTAACTATGAGATTTTCTCatgataaaattgatattttataaaagattttcGATATTAGGTACtcatatattgaattttgattaaattcatAGTAAAGTTTGATTAAACCCCTAAATAAAAGTAACATTTTTATgtacaaattttgaatttctgaTTTTGTTCGTTGGGGGACATTAAGCTCTATGTTTAACAAATTGATTTGATTGACTTTAGTTGGGAAAATTGACCAAATCGAACCGATTTTGATTCTGTTGTTTTTTTCAGTTAATCAATTTTGGGTTATTAGGTTAGATTTATATGGTTATgcatttattatatatcataaaatataaatatattttaaataattttaaataatatcaaataaattaatgtttttggtGAGTTTAATTTGGGAATTCAAAAaaaagataatcaaaataatataaaataaatcaaattttttggtCAAGTTGAATTTGGGGATTCAACAAAACGATAATAGACCGAATTAAGCTATTAAATCAATGCCAAAATTGACCAACATGCGCTACTCGACTAAACTTCAACTGGAAAATAGAATGGGttgattttttcaatttttcggttAAAACCGAAAATTGCTTTCCCCTATTAGGAGTTGGTGAAGGGCATTTTgaggagaaaaaaataatcaaattatggGATCAAGAGTGTTTTTATGTTAAAGAATTTTGGTGTCGAGTAGGCATATTGGATCATAATTAAATCTGGCAAGCTAGACAGGACCCCTAAATGAAAGaggaattttcttttttcagaaACATGTCGTGattttatttaagagatatCAAACTTCTTATTATTTGACACAATAAACCGTGATACCTATTGGAAGTTGGTGAAGTACattatgagaaaataaaatgaatagttttaaatttattatttctggTAACTTTTATGACCACAACAATAATTTGGACAAATTTATGACATTTTAAAACAAGGAGCTAAATACATAAGGGATAAGTTCAATATTTAGTTCCTGAgcttagtaattttaatttgcTCCCTACATTTTCTTTGCCTATTTTAATCTCTGAATTGggtatttttttccaaaattggtCTCTATGATAATGTGACACAAATACTACATCAtcgtttaattttttaaaagaatatttttatgtGATGATGTGACATAGCATTAAAATATCAAGTCATCACATAAaccaaaattaagaaaaattacaaaatcccAAGATTAtagaaactaaaaaaattgaaaaaaaaatgtcaaatttagagactaagggtgggtttggatggacggtgtGTTTACCTACagttaatgtaaaaataacGATGGCGATGATATTAGATACTGTAACAatattgtagcgtgagacaaaaaataatataaacatatccCACCGCCCATCCAGACTCACCTGAATGTTATTTTATCCCGAAACATTATAAAAGATGTTATAACCTTggaatattcaaattaaattgtatataaaaaaatcatattgaGAAATTATGTTAGATTCTAATCAAACaactcaaatatattatttaattaaaccatttattcttaattcatttatttcctCAAAGTTATTAGATATTCCATCATGTCATTGGTCCCTTCAAATTTAcccttttgttttctaatttgccATAAATTCAGATCTTAATAAAAGCTTCTGAATGGACCCAtctgtaaataataataataaagaaggAAACATCTTGATTTATGGGAACATGAAAATATACTTACTTTATCAAAAGGAGGAAGCTTTTGCATGTGGCCATTTATATACAATATGATGAAATTAGTTAAGGCTCTTCAAAGTCTTTTCTTTTGGGTAAAACAATATTTAGTtcctaaatttaatatttttcaatttagtccttacattTGTCTACATTAGTCTTAggatttcacaatttttttaatttttgattcaTGTGATGACGTGACACTTTGATATTGCGTCATGTCATCACtcaaaaactaaatatttttaaaagattaaaatatgccaaacttttcaaaattttagaatttaattctgtactttttttttcaagaactgAGTCTATCTATTTTTCAGAATTCaaagttgttaatttttttgttaacttcttggtgtgacattttaaaattttaaaataaaatcctcACTTCATAGCTATGTTATTAAAAATGAGgttgtaatgaacttgaatttaataaaaaaattaataatgctaacaattgaacctaaattttgaaatctaaaagtagaaagactaaattcttgaaaatgaaAGTACAAGGactgaattttaatttttcaaaaatacaaggACTTAAAGATATTTAACCTTTTTTGAAAATGTAGGTAAAAACATAACACAATCTCAAAATACCATATCATCACGAGGactaaaattaagaaaaaaattgtcaagtttaagaACTAACGTGGAAAAAGACGATCaaagatcaaattgaaatagttgataaattcagggactaaatattgttttttatttttagtctGTGTTTTACTCTTTAAGAAAAGGTTCTGCTGGAATGCAATAATGGAGTGTTTCAGCAATGATGGgaaagaagaataaaagaatcatTTGCAAAGATGGGCATGGCCAGTTGCAAAAATTTGGCCCACCTTTACCACTCATATGAATCATGTCTTCTCATATGGTGTGCCATCATCATTTGCTtccccataattttttattaaatttgagtgGTAAAGAATTCGATgtctttaaaatgaaatttcgggtttaagtgaaaaaaatgattttagaaGAGCTTATTTCCAATTTAGAAGTTAAACCCTTTTTTAActccaaatttaattaatatccAATATGAATATAGAGTCTATATTCATTTGAGACCCAAAGATGGGtcaaatttctaattttttatttgggttacTACAACTTTTATGACTTGAATTTTATAATCACGTTTATTTTGGTCaccaaacttaataaatttaaaacaagtttATTATACGATATTTTGATATTGTGCCCTATCATCACTTGAAATGATCAATATGAACCTAATTACCAAGTTCAAGGATTAAAAGGTATATTacccatttttttcttctcttttcttttatttttcctgaATTTTTTTGTCACTATAACTCCATAAATAAGTTTGTAActcaagtttttcttttctctttcttttcactatactcatacatattttgcaaaaggaaaaaatgtttttttttttttttgtcttttatgtGATTTGGACATTGGAATCTTATCTATAACATGTTTTGGGCTAACTTGAAGTACTGTTGTTTTACCCTCATTACTTGTGGATAATGTATGAAGTAGGCTCAGCTAAGTTGGCTGCTATATGTCTTAGCTTTGTTTTTTCAACTTTTGTAACCCCCAAACCCAACCCCTTGCCTATGTGGTCAATGGTCACTTTccttgtttctttattttagaCTCCATATTAGCATTGTAATTTGAAATTGGTGAGATTTATTGGGTAGTTAATTCATCTTTCAATAATATAGAGATTGTCTCTAGTACTTTGTTGAGAATCAACATATTGTGAGTAACTATTTGATGAGTCTAGTTTTCTCATGAAGAAAGTAGTCCCTTCGATAGAAGctaacaattttaatttgttaaaaatttaaaattacgaTTATTAAGAatatggtaaaagtatcatgaaaaTTCTTGTATTAAAAATCGAATTACATTTCgtctattttattatactttatataaaaaaacaaattgatctTTCTAtctctactattaaaaattaaagcattaaCCTGATTTTTTCCTCGAAAGCGCCCACCCATCAGCAGAAACcaacaatttttaattgttagAAGCTTAAAAAATAAGATTATCAAACATGTTTAGATTTTGGTAGATGAAAGAAGATTTGCAATTTTATTAAAGTTAGTGCATTGATGATGGAAGAAATATATATGCCAGAAAGGGTTGACCTATATCATAgcttttattaataatatacgCATATTTCAGaatgattaaattagttttcCATGTTCAACATAAGAAAATGGCAAAACCCAGAAATCTTTTCACCTGCTGCTCTCTGCTAATGGCAATCATGTTTGGTTTGTCATCATCAGTTCAATTAAATGACCCTGGTATACTTCCTGTTTTATTGTTTtcgtttttatgttttaataatattgggtttttgttttaatatctGATAATTTCTCCCATAGATTGGTACTTCTGGTTTCCCTCTATGCTTGTGCTTGTATTGTCAATCTACTAAATTGGAGAATCTCAGGGTATATCAAACATGTTGCACAAGTGGCACTGTGTCTTGGAGTATTGTTGTTTATTAAGGTTGTGGTTGAAGGTTATGTAAGAAAGATAGCTGGATTGTGGTCATTAGATTTGGCTGAGAGAGTTGTTAGGGAGAAAACAGGGAGTTTGTTGGCTATAATCTCCATGGTTTTGCATTTGGTATGTTTATCAGAACCAGTGGATGTTAAGCcaagaaagaagaggaaaattGTTGGAAGAGGTGTTGTTGCATATGGTGAGTGACACTAGAACCACATTTGTTTTCTACTTGCTTAAATCACTTTTTGAGCTTCAACTAAATATTTTGGTGCCTAATTCTTTTCTTCCGAGTTAAACATggtaatattttcaatattgggtttgaaattttttttatttacggTTGAATTAGGTAATTATTTTTGCATCGAGGCTtggacttttttttatttaaggacAATTGTTTTCATATTGGAGATGAAACTTTTAAGGTTTCAGggaaatttaaaggattaacttgaaaaaaaaaaagttttaagcaCTAATGTAGGAATAATTATTTAGTTCAAGGTCTAGCTTAGATAAAAAAACCTGCGAAGTTCAGGTCCAAAAAGTGATTTAACCTTTTTccatttactttcatttcttGAACTTTCAGCTTTCAAGGCTTAATTCTTAAACAGGAATGGCAGGCTTAGTGGCATTCAGTTATGGGCTTCCTTTTGTGTTCTTTGTGATTCAAAAAGGGGAAATGAGGTTCTAAACATCAGATTGGTGGATTCTGTTTTTTCTGGAGTTTAATGATATCCATGTTTCAGTTTGTTTCTCGAGAAAATTTGCTTATGACTCACTTGAGGGAACTACACATgacaattttgtttattttactaTATGTATGGATGTCATGATTGAGTATTTAAGTAACTTAATGAAGATAAAGCACGGTAGGAAGAATTGTTCAAACTTTATACATTAGAGACCAAACTACAGAGATTAGAGAATGTCACAAAAGGCAAACTACCAGAAAGAGGCAATTCAtgcattaaaaagaaaaaaaactgctTTCTAACATACCTAGGCCAAGCTATCAACCTAAGAACTGCGATGGAccataaaaagggaaaaaattcgACAGCTAACTCGAGatagaagaaaaggaaataggGGAGAGGGGAGAGTTTAGAAAGAGATCCAGTAAATACATTGCATGCTTTCATCCCATTTCGAAAGAACTACCATAGAACCAATCTGGTTCAGTTGAAAATTCTGTACAGCAAGTTGCATGTCCTGTATGGAGCCTGTTGAACTCCAACTGATAGTGATTTGGTAGTTTATGGTCGCCCTAGTGCAAGAACCACCGGATCAAATGAAGAGCTGTTAGAATGCCAGATTTGATGGAGGTAAAGCTCCTATTATGTTAGAGCTTGGTATCCGCAAAGAAAATTAGTAGATGCCATTGAGATCCCATAGTGCTCACTGAGGGTTTAGTAAAGGCGGCCCCTACATGTAGAAACTCCATATTGACATGGATATCCTTGTGCAGGCAGCAGTTCATATCGATAGTCAAAAGTCAGCTCTTCACCTACAGATATCTgcaaaatagtgaaataggAGGGGAAAGAAATGTCAAAGACATGCCTATTTAAAACCTTCATTATCCAATTTGATAAAGGATGAGATGGATGAACGGGAAAGCagatcgtaaagtttgtcaaagtcACGGATTTAACTTAGGTTCTAGatgttcaaaaagaaatttagattTTGACAAAACCTGAAACGAAATTGAATCCAAgtcagataaaaaaaattaaaataaataactaaaataaaa includes the following:
- the LOC105787571 gene encoding BTB/POZ domain-containing protein At3g50780 translates to MAEIRLPKVEQGQTKIRNVPIAVTPEGFWCCPSPVGFQKTLKSQKPLNKPKPSSPPPQVTAHKKQIPVTEKKPMTTPIKPAGTYGDQRTFTPVNHGISAPVVPERVPRPKVEHVPRNVAIEYGEPGTSDMKVILLGKQGFCVKLSVHKKVLMEHSCFFTDKLSGQEPGLSCLEIDDCEDVESYVETVGLMYCKEMKQRLIKQSVSRVLRILKVAELLGFNSCIQSCLEYLEAVPWVGEEEEDKVVSSVLRLQGEGIGVTPVLKRISSNVTNPPNDTISHIMELVLKSNEERGRREMKSVVLKLLRENNSLPSYGGPADVCNETVYTLSRSCLDSLLSLFKQAVELEPSDKSMDSREPVVKQIALEADNLSWLLEILADRQSADEFALMWASQQELATLHSKLPIVSRHHVSCITARLFVGIGKGELLPAKDTRQLLLQTWLQPLINDYNWLQHGCRSFDRKVVEEGIGRTILTLPLEDQQSILLTWLGSFLKAGDNCPNLQRAFEVWWRRTFIRPYSDAQGNVPQSDSSMASKQQD
- the LOC105787574 gene encoding uncharacterized protein LOC105787574 isoform X1, producing the protein MIKLVFHVQHKKMAKPRNLFTCCSLLMAIMFGLSSSVQLNDPGYIKHVAQVALCLGVLLFIKVVVEGYVRKIAGLWSLDLAERVVREKTGSLLAIISMVLHLVCLSEPVDVKPRKKRKIVGRGVVAYGMAGLVAFSYGLPFVFFVIQKGEMRF
- the LOC105787574 gene encoding uncharacterized protein LOC105787574 isoform X2, whose protein sequence is MIKLVFHVQHKKMAKPRNLFTCCSLLMAIMFGLSSSVQLNDPGYIKHVAQVALCLGVLLFIKVVVEGYVRKIAGLWSLDLAERVVREKTGSLLAIISMVLHLVCLSEPVDVKPRKKRKIVGRGVVAYAFKA